The following nucleotide sequence is from Phycisphaerae bacterium.
CAATAGGCGGTGTAGTTCGGGCTTGCGGCCGAAGAGCGTCAGGGAGCCGGGATCGCCCTTGGCCACGGCCAGCCGCGACTGGATGAAGCTCTTCCAGAAGTTGGTGTCGAAGATCACGTACCGGCAGATTCGCTTGCTCGTGCCGGGGATGCGCCAGTTGAGACCGACCTTATCCCCCGGCTGTTTTTTGTATTCTGTGAAGGGGTTGCTGGCGGCCCCGATGTAGCGCCCGTAACTGGGCATGACCACGTTCGCGTACTGACTCTGACGGCAGGCCTGATAGACTGTGTGCGTCATGGGTCCCCAGCCGGCGTCGATCAAGCACCGATCGATCCGCGCAATAGTCCCATCCTCGCGCACCCACTCACGACCCACCGTCGCGTGAATTAAACGTTCCAGTCCGGCGAAAATCGCCCCCTCCCGGCCCGCACCCGGCAGCGCCGCTTCCAATGTCCGCTGGATATCCCGCAGCGCGAAATACCCTCGCTTCTGATCCGGCTCCGTGCCGTATTCGACGATCCATCCGGTAAAGTTGTCCTGCCAGGCGACGACCATGTAATAGAGCGCCTTGCCCTGCACGTCGACGAACATGGTCAGCGCCGTGGCCTCCTTGGGGATAATCCCGCGTTTCAGGCCGTTACCCTTGGCCACGATTTGGTCGGCGGTGAGCAGATCGACGTCGACCTGGTCTTCCGGTAGCGGCTCGTTCTGATACTCGGCGCAAAACGCCGCCTCGCCCCGCCCCAGCCGCAGGTTCATGGCATGCTGGAGGGCCGACAATTC
It contains:
- a CDS encoding terminase gpA endonuclease subunit encodes the protein GMKHKRVDGAAIRPSLVLIDDPQTDESAKSPSQCATRERILAGAILGLAGPGKKIAGLMTLTVVRPDDLADRILNRDLHPQWQGERTKMVYAFPTNEKLWSKYGELWKEGMRTEKGLAAATEFYTAHRAAMDEGAVVSWPQRYEPGELSALQHAMNLRLGRGEAAFCAEYQNEPLPEDQVDVDLLTADQIVAKGNGLKRGIIPKEATALTMFVDVQGKALYYMVVAWQDNFTGWIVEYGTEPDQKRGYFALRDIQRTLEAALPGAGREGAIFAGLERLIHATVGREWVREDGTIARIDRCLIDAGWGPMTHTVYQACRQSQYANVVMPSYGRYIGAASNPFTEYKKQPGDKVGLNWRIPGTSKRICRYVIFDTNFWKSFIQSRLAVAKGDPGSLTLFGRKPELHRLLAEHLTSEYRVPTEGRGRTVEEWKLRVDGSDNHWLDGVVGCAVAASIHGVELAEMKFNRPKRRHVTFAEMQRNRERRLGEQAIRENP